The sequence below is a genomic window from Brachybacterium kimchii.
AGACATCGAACAGGCCATCATCGCCTCCCGAAACTCGGCGCCCGAGGCACTCAAGGAAGAGATCGGAATGCTCGCCGCCCGGCTCCAAGCTGGGATTCCGATCGAACACGCCCTCGAAGCGCTCGGAGATGACCTCGACGACCCCACCGGGGACATGCTCGTCGGGTCCCTAAGCCTCGGCGCGCGACGCCGCGGCTCAGGACTCGCACGACTCCTCGAGGGCACCGCCAGCACGATCTCCGACGACGTCGCTGCGCGCCGGCAAATCGAAGCCGACAGGGCCAAGCCCCGCGCGAATGCGCGCTTCATCGCTGCCATCGCGGTGCTCGTGATCGCCGGGGAGTTCATCTTCAACCCGTCCTACGTGGAGCCCTACAAGACACCTCTTGGGCAGATCGTGCTCATCGCACTTGTCGCCCTCTTCCTCGTCGGCCTCGTGGGTATGAACCTCGCATCGCGCGAACCCAAGGGGCAGCGTCTCCTTCGTCCTACGGGAGGTACCCGATGACACCACTGATCCTGATCCTGGGCGGCGGTATCGGCGCTGGCCTCTACCTGCTGGTGCGAGCACTTATCGCCCCGCAGCCCGCCCTTCCGGCAGCACTGGAACGCCTCAGCGCTTCCACGCCTGGAGACAACACGCTTGCCGTGAAGCCCCGCGGGCTCGAAGAGCGACTCGGAGCCTGGACAGAGAGGGCCATCGCGCACGTGCCCATGATCATCACCCCCGAGCACGACCTCGCCTTGATCGACTGGTCGGCCCGGAAGTTCTACGGACAGA
It includes:
- a CDS encoding type II secretion system F family protein; this encodes MMPPIAAALVLTLGAGLWLFITGLRPTGTSATHRAQSRRLSGARRQQLRLGVIGLVIGIAVWLLTGYFVAVIAGPAIALITPSLIPRSTGKKTIDRLNGMEEWARSLSGLLSAGGDIEQAIIASRNSAPEALKEEIGMLAARLQAGIPIEHALEALGDDLDDPTGDMLVGSLSLGARRRGSGLARLLEGTASTISDDVAARRQIEADRAKPRANARFIAAIAVLVIAGEFIFNPSYVEPYKTPLGQIVLIALVALFLVGLVGMNLASREPKGQRLLRPTGGTR